In Rodentibacter haemolyticus, the DNA window TCACATTTCTATTTTTACTTTAAGAAAAACCCGATTATAAAATTTCTGAAATCAAAAAATTTATAATCGGGCTTTTCAAAAAATTTCCCTGCGTGTTTTGCTTTTCGCTGGTAGCTTCCTTTCCCTTTGCGTTTTTTCTCAATACGCTGACGGAATAATTTATCCCGTAATAATGCCATAATTGCATTATCTTTCACAACACCACGGGTGTGTTGATAAACGGCTTGATTTTCAACCGCACTTTTCTGTTTTTTTGCCATCAATTTTTCCTTAAACTTAAAAAAGCCGCGAAGTGATTTTCACGGCTACCGTATTATACGCATAAACGTTAA includes these proteins:
- a CDS encoding alternative ribosome-rescue factor A, yielding MAKKQKSAVENQAVYQHTRGVVKDNAIMALLRDKLFRQRIEKKRKGKGSYQRKAKHAGKFFEKPDYKFFDFRNFIIGFFLK